AGAACTTTCACCTCTGCAACAACCTTGACTTGATAATTCAGTATAAACCCACCATATTTAGCATCAAGTTTTCCAAGGGGAAAGCTGGATGCAAAACCACAGACAGGAGTCTTGTCATCAAACCACCCTTCTGTTTCTGTAAAATCACGAAAGACATCTTGCAGTTGGGAGTGTTCTTCAGAACTTTGATTCACTACAGTAAAAGAAAACTCTGCGTGTCTACTCCATCCAGAAGGCAAAGACTCAACATCAGCAACCGTCAGATACAGAGACAGAGCGTCATTAAATATAATTCCCTTGGAATATGCTGCCACAAGGCGCCTGCAAGCGAAAAAGAGTCATTGATAACCTAAAATTGGAAGgacaaatacaaaacaaaactaaaacaaaaaagaaagaaagaacaaacaacTTGTCTTCTTACCATCTACATCCACCGATCACGAATATATCAGAATATATATTCTCCGACTGCAAAGAGTAAACATTCTTAATCACCCATGTGAACTTCTTGTCAACTTGTTCCCCCATTGAA
The sequence above is drawn from the Camelina sativa cultivar DH55 unplaced genomic scaffold, Cs unpScaffold04735, whole genome shotgun sequence genome and encodes:
- the LOC104774702 gene encoding MATH domain and coiled-coil domain-containing protein At3g58200-like, with the protein product MGEQVDKKFTWVIKNVYSLQSENIYSDIFVIGGCRWRLVAAYSKGIIFNDALSLYLTVADVESLPSGWSRHAEFSFTVVNQSSEEHSQLQDVFRDFTETEGWFDDKTPVCGFASSFPLGKLDAKYGGFILNYQVKVVAE